DNA from Sphingomonas sp. IW22:
GGATGGCACGTTCGGGGCGCGGCGGCGCGATCAGCTGCTCCAGGTCCAGCCGCCCCATCGCGGCCAGTCGCGCGCGGCGCACCTCGTCCCGGACATTGCCCGGCACCAGCTCGCGCGCGGCGACCAGGTCGGTCAGCGACCAGCGCAGCGGCTTGACGCCCAGTATCGCATGTTCGACCGGCAACAGCGCCGGGTCGGCAGTCACCTGTTCGATGCGCGCGTTGATGCCCGCGACATAGGCCTCGGCACAGGCGCGAATCTCGTCGGGAACGGCGCGCAGCTCTGCCTCGACATCGCCGCGAAATCGGGCGAGTGCGGCGCGGATGTCGCTGTCGACAAAATCGGCCCCGAAAGCTTCGGCCAGCCGACCCATGCGGCGGCGATAGTCATAGTCGATCTGGAACAGCCGGTCGCGCGCGACGACATAGCCCTGACCGAAAAAGGCGTCGGGCTTTGATTGGGCGCGGATGTGCGGCACGCCCCAGCGATCGTCGACGATCTCGATCGGTGCGGATGGCCCGGCCAGTCGAACGCGGCGGGGAAGCGGTGGGGGCACCGGCGCTTCGGACGGCTGGATCAGCAGCGCGGCGGCGTCCTGCGCCCATAACGCGCGCGGCGCGGTCGCGGCGATGGCGACACCACCCAGCAGCAGCGCGCGTCGGGTCATTGCGGATCGGCGGATGTCGGTCATCGCCGGCCAGCTTCGGCGCCAGCCAGCGCGTCATGTCAACCGTTGCTGCGTCCAATCGCGGCGGGATGCGCGATCAGGTCAGCACCAGAAATGTCGTACCGAATATCGCCAGCGCCCCGCCGCTCAGGCCGCACAACAGCCCGAACCGACATTGGCACAATTCCGCGCCGATGCGTTCCATGACACCTCTCCACGCCGCCGCCTGTCGATGGCGGTTGGCACAGAAGAAACTATCACCGATCGCCTTTCTCGCAAAGCGCATCCAGCGCGGCGATCAGCTTTTCCAGGGTGTCGCCCAGTGCTTCGCATTCCGCTGGTTCGAGGGGGGCGAAGATCTCGCTGGTCAGGCGGTGGCGCAGCGGTTCGGTGGCGGCAATGGCGCGGCGGCCCTCTTCGGTGATGGCGACGCGCTTTACCCGGCGGTCGACCGCGTCGGGCGTCCGTTCGATCAGGCCGTCGCGCTCCAGCCCGTCCAGCGCCTCTGTCACCGTGCGTGGTGCCTGTCCCAGCCATGCGGCAAGATCGGCTGCCTTGGCGTCACCACGCTGGCGTTCGATCAGCAGTAGCATCTTGGTCCGCGCCAGCGACGCGCCCTGTTCGGCCATCGCCGCATCCACGCGACGGTGGATCCGCATATAGGCGCCGGCCATCAGCCGCGTCAGGTCATCGCTGCGATATTTCATGAGGAACCTCAATATATGGTCTTGCACAATGCTGCAAGTGCGAGCACATGAGCCTGCAAACGACTCGTTGAAGGCATTGCCATGGCTGAATCCGCCCTGACCGACACGCCCGCCGCAGATGCGGCACCCGCTTCGCCCGCCAAAAAGCGGCGCGCGAAGATCATCATTCTGGTGCTGCTCGGCGCCGTGCTGGTAGGAGGGCTGATCTGGTTTCTCCGCTATCAGAGCTATGGCAAGTTCCAGCAATCGACCAACGACGCCTATGTTCAGGCCGACGCGGTAACAGTCGCGCCCAAGGTGTCGGGCTATGTCGACCGTGTGCTGGTGGCGGAAAACCAGACCGTGAAGGCGGGCGATCCGCTGGTGCAGATCGACGCTCGTGATTATCGCGCAAACGCCGCGCAGAGCCAGGCGCAGATCGACGTGGCCCGCGCCAATGCGCGCGGGGTCGAGGCGCAGATCGACGAGCAACAGGCCGCCATCACTCGCGCCCGCGCCGAACTGGCGGTGGCGCAAAGCGATGCCGCCTTCGCCAATGCCGAAGTGGCGCGTTACGCGCCGCTTGCGGAAACGGGAGCGGAAACACGGCAGCGTGTTGCCACGCTCAGGAACGAGGCCAAGCAGGCCAACGCCCGCGTTACCGCCGCCCGCGCCGCCCTGACCGCCGCCGAACGCCGCGTCGGCACGCTGCGGGCGCAGGTGTCGCAGGCGCTGGCTCAAGCAGAGGGCGCACGCGCCCAGCTCGACGCCGCACAGACCAATGTCGGGGCCACGCTGATCCGCGCGGCCATCAACGGTCGCGTCGGTGACAAGACGGTGCGCGTCGGCCAGTTCGTGCAGGCGGGTACACGCCTGATGTCGGTCGTGCCGACCCGCGACCTGTATATCGAAGCCAATTTTAAGGAAACGCAGCTTGGTCTGATGCGCGTCGGCCAGCCGGTGAAGATCGAGGTCGATGCGCTGCCCGGCGTCGAAATCCCCGGTCGCGTGGCCAGCATCGCGCCTGGTACCGGCGCGCAATTCTCGGTCCTGCCGCCGCAGAATGCGACTGGCAACTTCACCAAGATCGTTCAGCGCGTGCCCGTTCGCATCGCCCTGTCCGCCGGTCCCGCCGCGCGCGCGCTGCTGGTCCCCGGCATGTCGGTCGAAGTCAGCGTCGACACCCGCAGCGCCCGCGACGCCGCCGACCGTATTGCGCGGGAGCAGGAAGCGCATAACGAACGGATCGGCCGGTGAGCACCGCCGACGCCACGGCGGACGTCCCGCGACAGGTGCCCGAACGCGCCGACGCCGCCGCATGGCTGGCGGTCGCGGCGGGTAGCCTGGGCGCGATGATGGCGACGCTCGACATCTCGATCGTCAATTCCGCGCTGCCCACCATTCAGGGCGAAATTGGCGCCAGCGGGACCGAAGGCACATGGGTTGCCACCAGCTATCTGGTGGCCGAGATCATCATCATCCCGATGGCCGCGTGGCTTTCGCGGGTTTTCGGTCTGCGTAACTTCCTGATCGTATCCGCGACCCTGTTTACCCTGTTCTCCATGGTTTGCGGCATTGCCAACGACCTGACGACGATGATCATCGGTCGTGCGGGGCAGGGGATCACCGGCGGCGCGCTGATTCCGACGGCGATGACGATCATCGCGACCCGGTTGCCAAGGTCGCAGCAGCCGATCGGCAATGCGCTGTTCGGCGTGACCGTGATTCTGGGGCCGGTGCTCGGACCGCTGGTTGGCGGCTGGCTGACCGAAAATCTCAGCTGGCATTACGCCTTCTTCCTCAACCTGCCGGTCGGTATCGTGCTGTTGACGCTGCTGATCGTCGGCCTGCCGCACCAGAAGCCACATCTTGAGGAACTGGCCAAGGCCGACTGGCTGGGCATTATCGGCCTTGCACTCGGCCTGGGTTGCCTGACCGTCGTGCTGGAAGAAGGCCAGCGCGAGCAGTGGTTCGAAAGTCGCGAGATCGTCGAGCTGTCGATCCTGTCGGTGATCGGTTTCATCTGCCTGTTCGCGGGTCAGTTCGTCGCCAAGCGACCGGTCATCAAGCTCAAGCTGTTGCTGGACCGGCAATTCGGCGCGGTGGCAGTGATGGGCGTCGTGCTGGGTATGATGTTGTACGGTACCGCTTATGTGATTCCGCAGTTTCTGGCGTCGATCGCCGATTACAACGCGTTGCAGGCGGGGCAGATCGTCCTGATTTCCGGCTTGCCCAGCCTGATGCTGATGCCGTTCA
Protein-coding regions in this window:
- a CDS encoding MarR family winged helix-turn-helix transcriptional regulator; translation: MKYRSDDLTRLMAGAYMRIHRRVDAAMAEQGASLARTKMLLLIERQRGDAKAADLAAWLGQAPRTVTEALDGLERDGLIERTPDAVDRRVKRVAITEEGRRAIAATEPLRHRLTSEIFAPLEPAECEALGDTLEKLIAALDALCEKGDR
- a CDS encoding HlyD family secretion protein, which encodes MAESALTDTPAADAAPASPAKKRRAKIIILVLLGAVLVGGLIWFLRYQSYGKFQQSTNDAYVQADAVTVAPKVSGYVDRVLVAENQTVKAGDPLVQIDARDYRANAAQSQAQIDVARANARGVEAQIDEQQAAITRARAELAVAQSDAAFANAEVARYAPLAETGAETRQRVATLRNEAKQANARVTAARAALTAAERRVGTLRAQVSQALAQAEGARAQLDAAQTNVGATLIRAAINGRVGDKTVRVGQFVQAGTRLMSVVPTRDLYIEANFKETQLGLMRVGQPVKIEVDALPGVEIPGRVASIAPGTGAQFSVLPPQNATGNFTKIVQRVPVRIALSAGPAARALLVPGMSVEVSVDTRSARDAADRIAREQEAHNERIGR
- a CDS encoding DHA2 family efflux MFS transporter permease subunit is translated as MSTADATADVPRQVPERADAAAWLAVAAGSLGAMMATLDISIVNSALPTIQGEIGASGTEGTWVATSYLVAEIIIIPMAAWLSRVFGLRNFLIVSATLFTLFSMVCGIANDLTTMIIGRAGQGITGGALIPTAMTIIATRLPRSQQPIGNALFGVTVILGPVLGPLVGGWLTENLSWHYAFFLNLPVGIVLLTLLIVGLPHQKPHLEELAKADWLGIIGLALGLGCLTVVLEEGQREQWFESREIVELSILSVIGFICLFAGQFVAKRPVIKLKLLLDRQFGAVAVMGVVLGMMLYGTAYVIPQFLASIADYNALQAGQIVLISGLPSLMLMPFTPILIRKLDIRIAVGAGLCIMAYSCWIDTTLTADAVGHEFVESQLLRGVGTILGFLFLNQAAIASVPPEDAGDAAGLFNAVRNLGGSLSLAGIATVQDQRMWFHSRRIEESLSANSEAVQGYLAGMAQTLGTAEAAIRTLGNTIQREALVMTYNDIFVVLSVVIIASLPLVLFLRPLPQGQMAAMH